The sequence TATCTTGATGAGTATCTCTTTGAGAATGTTTCTGTGAAGTTCTTGCCCTTCGTTTAGTCAATGATGTCATGGGGAAAGAAGTTTGATCTCCAAACTCCTCACTTTCGTCAAGATCTTCCCTAGGAAACATCAGCATTCTCATTTCTTTCATCTTTCCAGGATCAAGTCCTAGATGCGCTGGAAGAGAATGAGAAAGCTCAGACTCAGAAGTTTCCATTTTGTCAACGTCAGCTACCACCATGTCACCATTCAGTCCCACATGATTCTCCAAACGTGGGGCATCATCCATAGTAATATCTTCTGCCTCATCATCACTCAACCCAAATCTGCTGAAATGAGGAACCAAAAACTTCCAGAAACCCATCTCAGGAACAAACGAGATGAAAGTTGCCCCTTGTCTTTCAGTAATctgttttaatttataagaaacATAGCCAGCCCGCTCTTCCCCACGAGCTATGTTAACGATCAGAATGACCTCAGCAGGCTTGTTAAGCCCCTCGCCAAAAGCAGGTTTGGAGCTCTCATCATCATAAACAACCACATCGTGCCTCTGAAACTTAACAACCTGATCCAGGTCCAAGTTTCTAACATCTGTACTTCCAAGAAACTTGATAAAACCGTAACCGATCCTCCCAATGGTGAAATCAGGAACCCGGCTGCAAAAACCAGGGGTTTCAATTTCTCGCTGGACCAGCTCGTTCATGGATGGCTTCAAGAAGTAGTCGGGTGAGTTCAAGGAAGGCAATGAATCTCTGATATCATTTCCATCAAAAAGGATCTTTCTGTGTGAGTCCAAACTTGTGGCCATCGTTGAAATCTCTGTCAAGAAAGAGTATAGGGAACTTAAGAGATGAGAGCTGATAAAAAAGGAAGCTCAATCAACCCTAAGCAATGCAAAGGACACTCCTTTGAAACTCAATGAATCAACTGACCAAGTCGATACAGTGAAAGAAGCCATGAATCGCTACAATCAATAGTCCAAAGAGTTACCTGGAGCTTGAAGAATAGAAAGAGACGCCGTGATTGACCACCaaggtagagagagagagagagagagagtccacCGCTCACGGACGGTGGCGCTGAAGGACGGCGGCGACAGTCTAAAACCCTTCTTCTTCTATCTAAGACGCTGTagagagggagggagggaggccGAGCTCTCAAATTTTGTCAGATCTGCCTGCTTTGGTTAGGATCCGTGGATCCGTTTTCCTACCCGACCCGTTAAACACTAAATAAATATTGGGCCTAGGCCCAATACTAAGGCCCATTTACattttccttttaatttttatttatgagttCATCAGCGTCCGAACAACGCTTCGGCGGACGTCAATTAGACGCCAGGGCGGAGGATCTTTCTATATATAAACTCTTCTTTGTCTGGCTTTCTTTTTCCGACTCACTTCGTCTTCTGCTTTCCGGAAACGTCTAATCTCCCACGaacgttctctctctctctctctctaggtaaaATGGCTACCTTTGGTGCGACGGCGAATACTAATCCTAACAAATCCTTTGAGGTAATTCTTCTGTGGCCGTTGTTTGATTTAGACTGAGAGATCGAAGAGCTTTCTCTTGGCTTAGGGGAGTGTGTAAACTAATGACCAAATTGGATTCTCACAAAGTTTGCTCCTTTCTTTATTGCTGCGAAAACCCTTTTTTAACTGTCTTGCTTTGTTGCTGTAACTCGTGTTCTTGAGACTTTTGTTTCTATTAAAGTTCCAATCTTTTTATACTTGTACTACAAATTTCACATAATGGTTTCTTTTTTTCGTGCAGGTTACTCCATCACCCGCAGATTCTATCTCCAGCTTAAGTTTTAGCCCAAGAGCCGATATTCTTGTCGCCACTTCTTGGGACAATCAGGTTTTATTCTTTCCCCTCCTTTCTTTGTTTCTCCTCTATTCGTATTCTAGTGTTTGAATTTGCTTCGTCTCTCGTTATAGGTGCGGTGTTGGGAAATATCCCGTAGTGGAGCCTCTCTAGCAAGTGCTCCTAAAGCATCTATATCTCATGATCAGCCGGTAATTTCTTGTTGCTTCCTATCTTTTTTTTCGTTATCTTGCTTTCCCTTTTACTTATAATCTCATGATTGTGTATATCTTTTCTTGTGTTTAAGGTCTTGTGCTCTGCTTGGAAAGATGATGGAACCACTGTCTTTAGTGGAGGTTGTGATAAGCAAGCCAAAATGTGGCCCTTGTTGTCCGGCGGTCAACCTGTTACTGTTGCTATGCACGATGCTCCTATTGTTGACATGGCCTGGATCCCTGGAATGAATCTCCTTGTTACTGGAAGCTGGGATAAAACATTGAGGTAAAGATTGATTTGTTAATGTCTATTACGAAATCAAACAAATGATAGAATTGCCTGACTGATAATAAAACGAATGTATGTTGGTTTCCTTTCCAGATATTGGGACACAAGGCAGCAAACTCCTGTGCATACCCAACAGCTTCCAGATAAATGCTATGCTTTGTCTGTGAAACACCCTCTGATGGTTGTCGGAACTGCAGATAGGAATCTTATTGTCTTCAACTTGCAAAATCCTCAggtttgttttctgttttacGACTTTTGTGCGTGATCTCTGGGTGCTAACTAAGACTGCTGATCATCAAATAGATGATCAATTTAGCAACAGATGGATCAATTGAATATGCATGTATAGTCTATCCTACGAATAACTACTCTGGTGGCTCATGAAAGCGTTTCGACCATCTGATTTACTATTCCACTTGTGTATTGAACTTTTGATTAATTTGGTAAACTGCAGACTGAGTTCAAGAGAATCGTGTCACCACTGAAGTACCAGACGAGGTGTGTTACTGCCTTCCCTGATCAGCAAGGATTTTTGGTATGTCTTCTTATATTATCCTTTACGATTGTGGTTTGGTTAATTCGATGGCACAGGACATTGATCTCACGTGCTTGTAATTATACTAAACGTTATCCTTTTCAAGCTTGAGAAGTTTCTGTTGGTTATTCTAGTAACAAATTAAGTATAGTAGTGTTGGAAGTTGTTTCATCAGTCACATCTTATCTAGATCACAGAAACTGTCAAGTATATAACCAGATCcgatgctctctctatataggTTGGTTCAATTGAAGGGCGAGTTGGTGTCCATCATTTGGATGATTCTCAACAGAACAAGAACTTCACATTCAAATGCCACAGAGATGGGAATGAGATCTATTCTGTCAACGCTCTGAACTTCCACCCGGTAAGCTCTCTATGACTCAGTAGTCTTAAAGCTTCAGCACCATGAAAGTATATTGTACAGATGTTAATTGTTTGAGTTGTGTAATATGAAGGTACAAGGAACTTTTGCCACTGCTGGCTCAGATGGGGCTTTCAATTTCTGGGACAAGGATAGTAAACAAAGACTCAAGGTAATATCATGTTGCTTATGTGCTTTTCATTTAACTATTGTGTCTTCTATATAACATAATATCTAACTGTTGAGTGCATTGTTCACTGATGAATGTCAGGCCATGTCAAGGTGCAGTCAGCCAATTCCTTGCAGTTCGTTTAACCACGACGGGTCGATATATGCATATGCGGTATGTATGCTACATCTTCTTTGTTTTCACTTTATATGATGTTAAATCTGCAAAATCAAAAGTGtatttttatcataatataGAAATGACTTTGGAGAATATAGAGTAGAAAGTAATGTTCTTTTGAACATTTTTGTATTGTAGTCGTGCTATGACTGGAGCAAAGGTGCAGAGAATCACAACCCAGCAACTGCGAAAAGCAGCATCTTCTTGCACCTTCCACAGGTGTGTTTAGTGTGCAACTCTCAACTCATTAAATCTgcttcatgtttccaaacattaaCCATTAGTAGTTAGTGTGTACTAATTTTGTATGGCTGAACTTGCAGGAAAGTGAGGTCAAGGCGAAGCCAAGAGTAACGACCGGCAGAAAATGAGATTAGCTAATTGCTTTCAGTGAGAGAGGATGTCTTCCTCCTTTATAATAAGTGGTGGATGATGCTTTTAGCTGTCttgatattgttttaatgtagaGTCTTTCTTTCCCATCAAGTAAATTATCTTTCTGTCTTAGATGTTTCTCCTTTCGGCTCAGTTTGGAATTGTGTTTGTCTTAAGTACTACTACCCTCTGAAACATAATGAAACGCTTCTAGAACtcttaatatattaattattatccaGTTATTAGGATTAAATGGACAACATTATACGCATATTGCATAGAATATACGCATGTTTTTTCTACgcatgttacaaaaaaaaaaaaaaaaaaaatacgcatgttttttcttttgtgaaaaaaaaaaactataatccTTGAACGGAGAGAGCAAGAATAAAGTATCGAAATATGGTTATGGCTAGGGTTAATATAGCAAAAgaatacagagagagagagaaaagaaaaacaaaaacaaaaacaaatgggAGTTGATTAGTGGAAGCGGGAGTAAAGCGAAGGACCTGGACTTTGTCCCATTGCAAAAACCCCCGCTCCTTCACTACTACATAGGGGTggacgttcgggtacccgttcgggttcggatcgggtatttcagattttcgggtatttcggtatagaggtgtaggacccgttcgggtatttctatacttcggatcgggttcgggtatttttagttcggtttcggttattttggatcgggttcggatatttagattttgaaaaaaaattaaatttttcatttcttaaatttcttgtatttaagaatataaattttacttaacttttttttatttttaatagattaaatggttaatagatttggacataacattttaaaactaaaaatgcattaatttagttattgttttaaaattttggatgtaactttttgttaatttttgaaataaaaaaacttgacatgcttTTTAAGTGAGtactaaatcatttttttcgtaattgcatgtatatcatatgaacttaaagtatgtgtagtattaatataaatattttatataaaataagagatgtaaactaaaaatataaggttaattatacatatgttcggttatcttcggatatccattcgggttcggatattatccattcgggttcgggtatccaatctctcctaattcaatacccgttcgggtattttgctacttcggttcggatttcggttcgggtttttcggatcgggttcgggtgccacttcggatatcggataaagtgcccacccctactacTACAACTGCTAATCATCTTCACACTCTCTCTGATATAAAACACTTGCAAACTTCAGGCTCCACCTGCAaacaaggagagttagaagctGTTGGTGTTCACACTTTCTCTGGCAAAGCTGCTCATTTAGTAGACAGCACAAACCAAGAATGCCATTTCCAACAAGTGCTGACTGCTATAGGAAACTTCTGCAACTGCTCCATCGCCATAGGTATGATCATTGGGATCGTTGTGATGTATTCTATTCAACACCGTGCTTATAGAAATGGTATAGACTATCTTCTTGTGCTTCTCATTGGAGGTATCTCTATTGCAATGCCAACTGTTCTCTCTGTCACAATGGCTATTGGATCTCACCATCTCTCTCAACAAGGAGCTATCACAAAGAGGATGACATCAATTGAAGAAATGGCTGGGATGGCTGTTTTGTGTAGTGACAAGATTGGAACTCTTACACTCAACAAGCTTACTGTTGACAAGAGTATGGTTGAGGTTTTTGTCAAAGATTTGGACaagaaacagtttcttgtgAATGCAGCAAGAGCCTCTAGAGTTAAGAATCAGGATGCTTGTATTGTAGGAATACTTGGAGATCCCAGAGAAGCAAGAGAAGGTATCACTGAAGTCCATTTCTTTCCTTTTAATCCTGTGGATAAGCGTACTGCTACCACTTACATTGATGCTAATGGAAACTGGCACCGCGTCAGCAAAGGCGCTCCAGAACAGGTAATAAATGCATAAACTTAAGTTCATCATCAGATAT is a genomic window of Brassica napus cultivar Da-Ae chromosome A2, Da-Ae, whole genome shotgun sequence containing:
- the LOC111202871 gene encoding ATPase 9, plasma membrane-type-like, whose product is MIIGIVVMYSIQHRAYRNGIDYLLVLLIGGISIAMPTVLSVTMAIGSHHLSQQGAITKRMTSIEEMAGMAVLCSDKIGTLTLNKLTVDKSMVEVFVKDLDKKQFLVNAARASRVKNQDACIVGILGDPREAREGITEVHFFPFNPVDKRTATTYIDANGNWHRVSKGAPEQVINA
- the LOC106396744 gene encoding protein RAE1; amino-acid sequence: MATFGATANTNPNKSFEVTPSPADSISSLSFSPRADILVATSWDNQVRCWEISRSGASLASAPKASISHDQPVLCSAWKDDGTTVFSGGCDKQAKMWPLLSGGQPVTVAMHDAPIVDMAWIPGMNLLVTGSWDKTLRYWDTRQQTPVHTQQLPDKCYALSVKHPLMVVGTADRNLIVFNLQNPQTEFKRIVSPLKYQTRCVTAFPDQQGFLVGSIEGRVGVHHLDDSQQNKNFTFKCHRDGNEIYSVNALNFHPVQGTFATAGSDGAFNFWDKDSKQRLKAMSRCSQPIPCSSFNHDGSIYAYASCYDWSKGAENHNPATAKSSIFLHLPQESEVKAKPRVTTGRK